The Cryptomeria japonica chromosome 6, Sugi_1.0, whole genome shotgun sequence genomic interval AAAATATGTCTGACCTTATTGTGAAGTGCTTTTATCCATAAGATTCTCCTTTCACACATTACTATGAGTTATTTTGGCAATTATATCATTCCATTGACATATATAGATTCATTTAGTatcaattttatttaataaaatcaaaactttatttaaataaaaaatcatgaaatcataagaaatgatttattttttataatcatcaataattttgtcaaaccctacttttaaTAAAATATAGATTTAATAATGTCTTTGTATTTGATATCTATAAAGCGCGTTTTCATAGAGTGCCTTATTGTTGCTTATGTTAGTAAACACCTCTTTTGTCACATCATTGctaataaaatgaacattaagtGCAAACATTCCCTAGGTTATTTGGATGACTCGCAAACATTCCCTAtgtaagggtttttttttttttttaatagaagggCAAATGAAAATCATATAAGAATCTTGCAAGAAGAAAAAGGAAtgggacaagaaaataaagaggattaaTTTACTTAAATTTGACAAGTGCCAAATCTACAAACATGTAAGAGGTCCAAGGTTAGAGAATATTATATTGAAATGTAATggttatatatgtaaatgtatgagTAATTGTAATAAATACAAGATTTGGATGAATATATCAAGGTATGTTTATAcagaaatatagaaataaaataGACTAAACAGTAAACATATCAGTAATGTATGTATGAAAACAGATCAGACTAAGTAAATGAGTCTAATGTCATTTGTCAATATATTTGTATTATTGATCCATGCTCAGATATGAGATTCCTTACTGTCATAAACAATCGTAATTTTTTACTTTAGAGAGAGTAACTAATTCTCGCACATGGGAAATTCCTGATAATAGAATCAAGAAATTATTAAACATGAGATAGAGAGATGATTTCAAGTTTCAACCTGAAACTGCTTTTGAAATAGGGTAGTCCTTCAGTTAACTGGTTGTGCTTGTGTGGAATTTTTTGCCACAGCTGACGTTGCTTCCATAAATTGTTTTGATTTATAGCCTTTCTTTCATTCATTCTAAAGATGTggatagaaagagaaaaagaaattcgACTATTGCTGCATTGCTGAAGGAGCAAGAGATTTAGCTACCCACGACTCAATCATCACCCGAGAATAGAGATTTTGGTCAGCAGGCACAAGATGCCCTGCTCTCGCTACAACAACATGCGTCAGATTTGAATGAGAACGCACATATCCAGCCTGCAGGTTTTCCACTCGCCACATTTTTCTCTCCGCCCGCCAACAGTCAGCCAAGCCATTCCATTCCAGAGTACGCATCCAGTCTTGTGAGGACACAACGCCGTCAATGAGATCGAACTGCCCCTGACACAACAAAACCGGGATTTTCAAGAGAAGGCTTTCCACCAACCATTTGGTGCTCTTCATAATGTCCTCTCCCATCCTCACGCCCATGGCTTTACTGCAGCTCACCCAGGTGGCGGTGGGATGAGCATTGAGAGCCTCTTTTACAACGAGCTGGCTAACGAAGAGACTGAGGAAGTCGGTGCTGTTATCCAAACTGTAATAGGGAACTATCCGCATTATGTCGAAAAGGTTTGCAAGGCCTGCTGTGTTTTGCAGCCAGTTAAGGGCGTTACTTCTTGCAATTCGGGCATCGTCCCATTTCTGCTGAGTGGTCAGCATGACGGCCTCTTGCTGTAAGCTTTCGAGGTAAAGCTTCTGTTCGGAGTCGATCAATCCCATGGCGTAAGCCACCCTCGCATGAGACTGTACCTGCATTTATTTCTATTGCTTAACACAAAATACTTTTTTCTTGTCTTCAATATATACTTTTAAAATAGTAAGCTCGCCTACCAAGGTTAGAAGCAGATAAAATTGGTTATAACACCCATTCGAAGGTCAGAAGCAATATAAAATTGGGGATAACAACCATTCCAAGATCAAGATCATTGATCATTTGATAGAAagagaaaattccaaacaaaattGGGCCTGTTTAAAAAATAAGTactaatgatataatattttaaaattgaacAGTTTAATCTAGAGAAATTTGTGTGTGCGCTTATTACATTTCTCTATGGTAACTAATAAACTGTTAAATTTAAATTAAGCGTAAATCCATTTCTATGCCCTTTTCCACCATAGTAAAAACAGTAGCAGCCGAATTTCCCAAATTCCCGGTACAGAAGTGTGATTTGATCACTTACCTGGACAACAGGGTGCGTCAATCCATTGCCGATGGCAGCGCCATCAATTCGTAAGGATCCCCCTTTCTCCACCTGCTGAATCATGTAATACGCTAGCGAGGGCACGTATTTTCCTGCGTAGCTCTCGCCCGTGGCAAAGAAAGGCCGGAGTTTGAACAGAGGATTGAGATCATAGAATGCTTGCAGTGCGCTGTACAAATCCTTGGCGATTTCTTCCTGATTGCTCGGAATATGTTGGTCGGTAGGGGCAACGCTGAAGCCACTTCCGATGGGGTTGTCAAGAAAGAGGAGGCCAAAAACACGGTTCCATGGGGCCGAATTTTTGTGCAGCCGGAGATCTTGAGCAACTCTCCAGGGACCTATTT includes:
- the LOC131069248 gene encoding serine carboxypeptidase-like 50, whose amino-acid sequence is MFYAYYKAIEPALQLSDRPIVLWLEGGPGCSGLIGNLYEIGPWRVAQDLRLHKNSAPWNRVFGLLFLDNPIGSGFSVAPTDQHIPSNQEEIAKDLYSALQAFYDLNPLFKLRPFFATGESYAGKYVPSLAYYMIQQVEKGGSLRIDGAAIGNGLTHPVVQVQSHARVAYAMGLIDSEQKLYLESLQQEAVMLTTQQKWDDARIARSNALNWLQNTAGLANLFDIMRIVPYYSLDNSTDFLSLFVSQLVVKEALNAHPTATWVSCSKAMGVRMGEDIMKSTKWLVESLLLKIPVLLCQGQFDLIDGVVSSQDWMRTLEWNGLADCWRAERKMWRVENLQAGYVRSHSNLTHVVVARAGHLVPADQNLYSRVMIESWVAKSLAPSAMQQ